One window of Bacteroidota bacterium genomic DNA carries:
- a CDS encoding N-acetyl sugar amidotransferase — protein MIQNQDITKASVKICSRCIYDERVASISFDEKGVCNYCKQVDDLKQQYGTGEQAGEAKLQEIIAEIKRKGKGKTYDCVVGVSGGTDSSYMLHLAIQWGLRPLAVHYDNTWNSAIATENIRKVLGKLKVDLYTHVVDNKEADDIFRAFFYASVAEIEAATDLALAETMYRAAAKHKISYVLEGHSFITEGISPVGRNYFDGKYIQSIHKRFGKRPMKTYPLMTFWRFMYSILFLRIKKIRPYWYMAYNKEDARAFLEKEFGWQYYGGHHLENRMTAFFHSYYMPQKFTTDFRNNTLSALVRNGVMTREAAWAEYNTEPHLEAELLSYFKKRLELSDDEFNRVMALPPKSWYEFPTYKKRFEMLRPLFAVLAKANLVPMSFYLKYCFPVKQN, from the coding sequence ATGATACAAAATCAAGATATTACCAAAGCAAGTGTTAAAATTTGCAGCCGTTGCATTTACGACGAACGTGTTGCCAGCATTAGCTTTGATGAAAAGGGTGTATGCAATTATTGCAAACAAGTTGATGATTTAAAGCAACAATACGGAACCGGTGAGCAAGCAGGAGAAGCAAAATTGCAGGAAATTATTGCCGAAATAAAAAGAAAAGGCAAAGGCAAAACTTACGATTGTGTAGTAGGAGTGAGTGGAGGTACCGATTCATCGTACATGCTACATTTGGCGATTCAATGGGGTTTACGCCCGCTTGCTGTGCATTACGACAATACTTGGAACTCAGCCATTGCTACCGAAAATATTCGTAAAGTATTGGGCAAACTAAAAGTTGATTTGTATACACATGTGGTGGATAATAAAGAAGCTGACGATATTTTTCGCGCCTTTTTTTATGCCAGTGTAGCTGAGATTGAAGCAGCAACTGATTTGGCTTTGGCCGAAACCATGTACCGTGCAGCAGCGAAGCACAAAATTAGCTATGTGCTCGAAGGGCATTCATTTATTACAGAAGGAATTTCTCCGGTTGGACGAAATTATTTTGATGGAAAATACATACAATCCATTCATAAACGATTTGGCAAACGTCCAATGAAAACCTATCCTTTGATGACTTTTTGGAGGTTTATGTACTCGATACTTTTTTTGCGGATTAAAAAAATTCGACCTTATTGGTACATGGCATACAACAAAGAAGATGCACGTGCTTTTTTAGAAAAGGAATTTGGTTGGCAATATTATGGAGGTCATCATTTGGAAAATCGAATGACTGCTTTTTTCCATAGCTATTACATGCCGCAAAAGTTTACTACCGATTTTCGAAATAACACCCTTTCGGCTTTGGTAAGAAATGGCGTAATGACGCGCGAAGCAGCATGGGCAGAGTACAATACTGAACCTCATTTAGAAGCTGAATTGCTGTCGTATTTTAAAAAGCGACTCGAATTGAGCGATGATGAATTTAACAGAGTAATGGCCTTGCCTCCCAAATCGTGGTACGAATTTCCTACTTACAAAAAGCGATTTGAAATGCTCCGTCCTTTGTTTGCTGTGTTGGCAAAAGCTAACCTTGTACCGATGAGTTTTTATTTGAAATATTGTTTTCCTGTCAAGCAAAATTAA
- a CDS encoding acyltransferase has protein sequence MYQLFTKRLSLLLRRLYRIKRSTMMRLHNRVLPSNELLNDRWEKAKYLGFGEGTSIYDSATVFGKVMVGKDTWIGPFTILDGSGGLSIGDTCSISTGVQIYSHDSVKWAVSGGKEKYEYEATSIGNRCYIGPNVIIAKGCKLGDGCIVGANSFVNKSFPAGSKIAGNPARILE, from the coding sequence ATGTATCAATTATTTACCAAACGCTTATCGCTCTTATTGAGGCGGCTTTATCGAATAAAGCGAAGCACCATGATGCGCCTCCACAATCGAGTATTACCAAGTAATGAACTGTTAAACGACCGTTGGGAAAAAGCCAAATACCTTGGATTTGGTGAAGGCACAAGTATATATGATTCGGCTACTGTATTCGGTAAAGTAATGGTTGGAAAAGACACTTGGATTGGTCCTTTTACCATCCTTGATGGAAGCGGAGGATTAAGCATTGGAGATACATGTTCCATTTCAACCGGAGTGCAAATATATTCACACGATTCAGTGAAATGGGCTGTTTCGGGAGGAAAGGAAAAATACGAGTACGAAGCCACTTCTATTGGCAACCGTTGTTATATAGGCCCCAATGTTATCATCGCTAAGGGTTGTAAACTGGGCGATGGTTGCATAGTAGGTGCAAATAGTTTTGTGAATAAATCATTTCCGGCCGGAAGCAAAATTGCAGGAAACCCGGCTAGAATACTAGAATAA
- a CDS encoding DUF1905 domain-containing protein yields the protein MMKALVDKKYLLEKYPGKGGWTYAQIPEIPSDKRAHFGWVKVRGTIDGFEISKYHLMPMGNGNLFLPVRAEIRKKIKKQAGDTVHVILYEDKEPLDVPEELLMCLRDEPMAFEFFEKLSESEKKYYIQWIYSAKKEETKINRMAKAINRLQRGLKMYTPTEVAE from the coding sequence ATTATGAAAGCCTTAGTTGATAAAAAATATTTACTCGAAAAATATCCAGGAAAGGGCGGTTGGACCTATGCACAAATACCTGAAATACCGAGTGATAAGCGGGCCCATTTTGGTTGGGTAAAAGTAAGAGGCACTATTGATGGATTTGAAATTAGCAAATACCATTTGATGCCTATGGGAAATGGAAATTTATTTTTACCGGTGCGCGCCGAAATTCGAAAAAAAATTAAAAAACAAGCCGGCGACACAGTGCATGTTATTTTGTATGAAGATAAGGAACCGCTAGATGTACCTGAAGAATTACTTATGTGTTTACGCGATGAGCCTATGGCTTTTGAGTTTTTCGAGAAATTAAGTGAGAGCGAAAAAAAGTACTACATACAATGGATTTATTCGGCCAAAAAAGAAGAGACAAAAATTAACCGAATGGCAAAGGCTATAAATCGTTTGCAACGTGGTTTAAAAATGTATACACCTACTGAAGTCGCTGAATAA
- a CDS encoding DUF3667 domain-containing protein yields the protein MKNTTCLNCAQVLKGKYCSNCGQSASTDRLSMSYIWHDIQHGLLHLDKGILFTIKELFSRPGKSIVEFISGKRVKHFKPLSLVLVLAGFYGFLNYYFHINTLAENIQITGDGEKMGEFNNTISSASNWISQHYSIISLIQIPIFALASWICFRKKNYSFFEHLILNAFVIAQRLVLRILVFPLIVLYNGTKELSTINSGIDILSLLLFMWAYFQIFTEYSKLKRIGFIYLSLLIAYALLFLLMITGIGLIVNKVLVE from the coding sequence ATGAAAAACACAACTTGTTTAAATTGCGCACAAGTACTAAAAGGCAAATATTGTAGTAATTGCGGACAATCGGCTTCGACCGACAGGTTAAGCATGAGTTATATTTGGCATGATATACAGCATGGATTATTGCATTTAGATAAAGGAATTTTATTCACTATAAAAGAGTTGTTCAGCAGACCTGGAAAAAGCATAGTTGAATTTATTTCGGGTAAGCGGGTGAAGCATTTTAAACCCCTTTCGCTGGTGCTGGTTTTAGCCGGATTTTATGGCTTTTTAAATTACTATTTTCACATTAACACCTTAGCCGAAAACATTCAAATTACTGGCGATGGTGAAAAAATGGGCGAATTCAATAACACGATTTCTTCAGCAAGTAATTGGATTTCGCAACATTATTCGATCATCTCTTTAATTCAAATACCCATTTTTGCATTGGCATCCTGGATTTGTTTCAGAAAGAAGAACTATAGTTTTTTTGAACATTTAATTTTAAACGCATTTGTCATTGCACAACGCTTAGTGCTTCGAATACTTGTATTCCCTCTAATCGTTTTATACAATGGGACAAAGGAATTATCGACAATTAACAGCGGTATTGATATCTTAAGTTTACTACTATTTATGTGGGCTTATTTCCAAATTTTTACCGAATACAGCAAATTAAAACGCATAGGATTTATTTATTTGAGTTTGCTAATTGCCTACGCCTTATTGTTTTTGCTGATGATAACCGGAATTGGGTTAATTGTAAATAAGGTGCTGGTAGAGTGA
- a CDS encoding SurA N-terminal domain-containing protein, which yields MTVLGKIRERSGLLVTVIAIALLIFILEQALESKNSFFSGDQKKVGEVNGKNISIDEYQAQLDLAVESQKERDKKTTVDENTMESIRAQVWNQLVYQYTMDPEYKELGIAVSVDELDDMVRGKEPHASVKQAFTDPKTGQFDPGSVTNFLKNMDKDETGATKQRWLNFEEAVIKERIGQKFNNLIKGGLYVTKSQAKQAYMDNEQKVKFSYVLQRYSTVADSSVKVSDEEIQKQYNENKNKYKQAETMRNINYVTFDVNPSNNDIQAAQEQMMRIAGDFKTASVDSDFVNANSDVRYATNFYNKGTMDPISDSIIMNSGSGFVYGPVSLGTTLRIYKVTGIKMVPDSVKARHILIKIADGKTDAAKAKADSLKALLKSKKFDELAKANSEDPGSAIKGGDLGWFKEGMMVKPFNDACFNGKVGDIVIVESQFGIHLIEVTGRGVEKRKVEIAMIDRAVQPSSQTFQAIYGKASEFAGKNTTAALFDSAVVKEGLNKRIAENIRETDRNLSGLENARELVRWVYTAKKGEVSKVFELSNKYVIASVTEIKDKGILPLEAVKAQVELEAKKEKKAQQFAASFKASMAGVASLDQLAPKVKSTVEKVENQAFANATVMGIGREGSLVGTLFTMKPNKISEPIKGDAGVFVVQVSEVIAAAPAKDFKNNQTQVQSSLKQRVDYELFEALKEKAEVQDGRAKFY from the coding sequence ATGACAGTTTTAGGTAAAATCAGAGAACGATCAGGTTTGCTGGTAACAGTAATAGCGATTGCCTTATTAATCTTTATTCTTGAACAAGCTCTGGAATCAAAGAATTCGTTTTTTTCAGGTGATCAGAAAAAGGTAGGAGAGGTAAACGGAAAAAATATTTCAATTGACGAATATCAGGCACAGCTTGATTTGGCAGTTGAGAGCCAAAAGGAACGCGACAAAAAAACCACTGTCGATGAAAATACTATGGAATCGATAAGAGCCCAAGTATGGAACCAATTAGTATATCAATATACCATGGATCCTGAGTACAAAGAACTTGGAATTGCAGTGAGCGTGGATGAATTGGATGATATGGTACGCGGTAAAGAACCTCATGCTTCAGTAAAACAAGCTTTTACTGATCCTAAAACCGGCCAGTTTGATCCGGGTTCAGTTACCAATTTTTTGAAAAATATGGACAAAGATGAGACCGGTGCTACCAAACAGCGTTGGTTAAATTTTGAAGAGGCGGTAATTAAAGAACGCATTGGTCAAAAATTTAATAACCTTATTAAAGGTGGTTTGTACGTTACCAAAAGCCAAGCTAAACAAGCTTATATGGATAATGAGCAAAAAGTAAAATTTTCATACGTGTTGCAACGTTACAGCACTGTAGCTGACTCTTCAGTGAAAGTGAGTGATGAAGAAATTCAAAAGCAATACAACGAAAATAAAAACAAGTACAAGCAAGCCGAAACCATGCGTAACATTAATTATGTAACGTTTGATGTAAATCCTTCTAATAACGATATACAAGCAGCACAGGAACAAATGATGCGCATTGCCGGTGATTTTAAAACTGCAAGCGTTGATTCTGATTTTGTGAATGCCAATTCGGATGTGCGATATGCTACAAATTTTTACAACAAAGGAACCATGGATCCTATCAGCGATTCAATTATTATGAATTCGGGTAGTGGATTTGTGTATGGTCCGGTTTCATTAGGAACTACATTGCGTATTTACAAAGTTACCGGAATTAAGATGGTACCTGATTCGGTTAAAGCCCGACATATATTAATAAAAATCGCTGATGGTAAAACCGATGCTGCAAAAGCAAAAGCCGACAGTTTGAAAGCTTTATTAAAATCGAAAAAGTTTGATGAGTTGGCGAAAGCTAATTCAGAAGATCCGGGTTCTGCTATTAAGGGTGGAGATTTAGGATGGTTTAAAGAAGGAATGATGGTGAAGCCATTTAACGACGCTTGTTTTAACGGAAAAGTGGGAGATATTGTTATTGTTGAATCACAATTTGGGATACATTTAATAGAAGTAACCGGTCGTGGAGTTGAGAAGCGTAAAGTAGAAATTGCGATGATTGACAGAGCTGTTCAACCTAGTTCACAAACCTTCCAGGCTATTTATGGCAAGGCTAGTGAGTTTGCAGGAAAAAATACAACAGCTGCTTTATTTGATTCAGCTGTTGTAAAAGAAGGATTAAATAAGCGAATTGCAGAAAACATTCGTGAAACTGACCGCAATTTATCAGGTTTGGAAAATGCCCGTGAGTTAGTTCGCTGGGTGTATACAGCTAAAAAAGGAGAAGTATCGAAGGTATTTGAATTGAGCAATAAATATGTAATTGCTTCAGTTACTGAAATTAAAGACAAAGGTATTTTGCCTTTGGAAGCAGTAAAAGCACAAGTTGAATTAGAGGCTAAAAAAGAAAAGAAAGCGCAGCAATTCGCAGCTTCCTTTAAAGCTTCAATGGCAGGGGTGGCAAGTTTGGATCAGTTGGCGCCAAAAGTAAAATCAACTGTTGAGAAAGTTGAAAACCAGGCTTTCGCAAATGCTACAGTAATGGGTATAGGAAGAGAAGGTAGTTTGGTAGGTACATTATTTACAATGAAGCCGAATAAAATTTCGGAACCAATAAAAGGAGATGCCGGAGTTTTTGTAGTACAAGTAAGCGAAGTAATTGCTGCAGCTCCTGCAAAAGACTTTAAAAACAACCAAACACAGGTTCAAAGCAGTTTAAAACAGCGTGTAGATTACGAATTGTTTGAAGCCTTAAAAGAGAAAGCGGAAGTACAAGATGGCCGCGCAAAATTTTATTAA
- a CDS encoding glycosyltransferase, with translation MRILFIAPYPIGLAASQRFRFEQYFSLLQSKNISYDTTSFLSEHVWEELYAKGHFFKKVFFLFLGYIRRYALLLKVHRYSYIFVHREIVPFGPPVIEFILVKILRKKIIYDFDDAIWIKNSSESNKLFSVFKWFSNVKYLCKLAYKVSCGNEYLCNFARQFNAQTVYNPTTIDTESHHNKKQIHTGDKFVIGWTGSHSTVKYLNELLPVFQRLEQKIQFELVVISDVAPTFQLNSMRFIKWNKQSEIEDLLNFSIGLMPLPNDQWANGKCGFKALQYMALGIPALVSPVGVNTRIVDNGINGYYCSTSDEWERAILSLYESQELLSAMSNRTQQKIIQEYSVSSNSANFLSLFS, from the coding sequence ATGAGGATTTTATTTATAGCTCCTTATCCTATTGGTTTAGCTGCTAGTCAACGCTTTCGCTTTGAGCAATATTTTTCATTGTTGCAAAGCAAAAATATATCCTACGATACTACTTCTTTTTTAAGCGAACATGTCTGGGAAGAATTGTATGCCAAAGGACATTTTTTTAAGAAAGTGTTTTTTCTTTTCTTAGGATATATACGTCGCTATGCATTGCTATTAAAGGTTCACCGATACTCGTATATATTTGTTCATCGCGAAATTGTTCCTTTTGGTCCACCTGTAATTGAGTTTATTTTGGTGAAAATTTTACGCAAAAAAATAATCTACGATTTTGACGATGCTATTTGGATAAAAAATAGTTCTGAAAGCAACAAGCTATTCTCTGTTTTTAAATGGTTTTCAAATGTGAAATACCTGTGTAAGCTAGCATATAAAGTTTCGTGTGGCAATGAGTATCTGTGCAATTTTGCCCGACAATTTAATGCGCAAACAGTATATAATCCAACTACAATTGATACAGAATCGCACCACAATAAAAAGCAAATTCATACCGGCGATAAGTTTGTGATTGGTTGGACCGGCTCCCACTCAACAGTTAAATACCTGAATGAATTACTTCCGGTATTTCAGCGATTAGAACAAAAAATACAATTTGAATTGGTAGTTATTTCCGATGTAGCACCAACATTTCAACTCAACTCTATGCGGTTTATTAAATGGAATAAGCAAAGCGAAATTGAAGATTTGCTAAATTTTAGCATAGGATTAATGCCCTTGCCCAACGATCAATGGGCAAATGGTAAATGTGGATTTAAAGCGTTGCAATACATGGCACTGGGTATTCCGGCTTTGGTTTCACCGGTGGGAGTGAATACACGTATTGTGGATAATGGAATAAATGGATATTACTGCAGTACTTCGGATGAATGGGAAAGGGCCATTTTAAGTTTATACGAATCGCAAGAATTGCTAAGTGCAATGAGCAATCGCACACAGCAAAAAATTATTCAGGAATATTCAGTGAGTTCCAATAGTGCTAATTTTTTAAGCTTGTTCAGTTAA
- a CDS encoding glycosyltransferase — protein sequence MFASKANDVLRIKKLNTLFLSYDGMTDSLGQSQVIPYLIGLSKSGYSISIISCEKQEAYKKNHQHIEQLLAPYSIEWFPLSYTKKPPVLSTLKDLYRMNKRMQQLHREKKFNLIHCRSYLTSLIGKQFCVKMNLPFIFDMRGFWADERIEGGIWKLSNPLFNSIYRFFKQKELEYANSAAATVSLTHAGKLEIQSWNIDKAQKEKIYVIPCSADFELFAIPSNLQRQAARARLNWNETNFVLTYLGSLGTWYLLHEMLDFYSVLKEKIPTAKLYIISGDAPQLVYDAATVKGISMDDIVIESAKRAEVPQKLAASDWGISFIKPSFSKKASSPTKMGEMLAMGIPLLVNSGVGDVAQIVEQTQGGICIDSFTKESYMVAIDKMKLGNLLPAQQIREKSFEIYGLENAIKTYVGIYTMCTHKIANKDIETL from the coding sequence ATGTTTGCAAGCAAAGCTAATGATGTTTTAAGAATAAAAAAATTGAATACTTTATTTCTTTCCTATGATGGGATGACGGATAGTCTTGGTCAATCGCAAGTTATACCTTATTTAATAGGGTTATCAAAAAGCGGTTATTCTATCTCAATCATTAGTTGCGAAAAGCAAGAAGCCTATAAAAAAAATCACCAACATATTGAGCAACTTTTAGCTCCCTATTCAATTGAGTGGTTCCCATTGTCGTACACAAAAAAGCCACCTGTATTATCAACCTTGAAGGACCTTTACCGCATGAATAAAAGGATGCAGCAGTTGCATCGGGAGAAAAAATTTAACCTGATACATTGCCGCAGCTATTTGACCTCATTAATTGGAAAGCAATTTTGTGTAAAAATGAACCTTCCATTTATTTTCGATATGCGTGGTTTTTGGGCCGATGAACGAATTGAAGGTGGTATTTGGAAATTGTCGAATCCCTTGTTCAATAGCATTTACCGCTTCTTTAAACAAAAGGAACTTGAGTATGCTAATTCGGCAGCAGCTACGGTTAGTTTAACACATGCCGGAAAGCTAGAAATTCAAAGTTGGAATATTGATAAAGCGCAAAAAGAGAAAATATACGTTATACCCTGCAGTGCTGATTTTGAATTATTTGCTATTCCAAGCAACCTACAGCGACAAGCGGCAAGGGCTCGGCTTAACTGGAATGAAACTAATTTTGTTCTCACCTATTTAGGTTCCTTGGGTACTTGGTATTTATTACATGAGATGCTTGATTTTTATAGTGTTTTAAAGGAAAAAATACCAACAGCAAAGCTGTATATAATTAGTGGCGATGCTCCACAATTGGTGTATGATGCCGCAACAGTTAAAGGAATTTCAATGGATGATATAGTTATAGAATCGGCGAAAAGGGCTGAGGTTCCACAAAAGTTAGCTGCCAGCGATTGGGGTATATCGTTTATTAAACCCAGCTTTTCAAAAAAGGCCAGTTCGCCCACAAAAATGGGAGAAATGCTAGCAATGGGAATTCCTTTGTTAGTAAATAGTGGAGTAGGAGACGTAGCACAAATAGTGGAACAAACTCAAGGTGGAATTTGCATCGATTCGTTTACAAAGGAAAGCTATATGGTGGCTATTGATAAAATGAAATTAGGAAATTTGCTACCGGCACAACAAATACGTGAAAAAAGTTTTGAAATTTACGGACTCGAGAATGCTATAAAAACGTATGTTGGTATTTATACTATGTGTACTCATAAAATTGCAAATAAGGATATAGAAACGCTATGA
- a CDS encoding carbamoyltransferase codes for MNILGISCFYHDSAAALLVDGKIIAAAQEERFTRIKHDPAFPKNAVAYCLEESGLTIDKLDAIVFYDKPLLKFERLLETYYAFSPKGLVSFLRAIPVWLKEKMFLKKLIYDELKLVQDYDKKKVKLLFPEHHLSHAASAYYASPFDDAAILTLDGVGEWATASICKGEKNKITLLKELKFPHSLGLLYSAFTYYLGFKVNSGEYKLMGLAPYGNPDSPDIETYKNSIRTKLIQIFPDGSIFLNQDYFNYATGLRMTNDKKWEELFGFPVRTAESELEQHHCNLGLAIQQVTEEIVLLMAKEAKRLTGSNNICLAGGVALNCVANGKLQNAGIFSNLFIQPAAGDAGGALGAAYTAHYIYFDNPRETTTQADEMQGAYLGPEYSDHDTRKMAKKYVANFEEFSTFSVLATKTATLLADGNVIGWFQGRMEFGPRALGNRSIIGDARNPEMQKKLNLKIKYREGFRPFAPSVLAEDAKNYFQLKGTSPYMLLVQDVNPERRKVVPENYASLSLKEKLYYLRSDLPSVTHIDYSARIQTVHKETNARYYELIEAFKKLTGYSVIVNTSFNVRGEPIVCTPEDAYKCLMRTEMDYLVIGNLLFDKKQQPIWTEKDSWKEEFKLD; via the coding sequence ATGAACATACTTGGAATATCTTGTTTTTACCACGACTCAGCAGCAGCATTGCTGGTAGATGGAAAAATTATTGCAGCTGCACAGGAAGAACGCTTTACTCGCATTAAACACGACCCTGCATTCCCTAAAAATGCGGTAGCATATTGCTTGGAAGAAAGCGGTTTAACCATCGACAAACTGGATGCTATCGTTTTTTACGATAAGCCCTTACTTAAATTCGAACGCTTGCTCGAAACTTATTATGCTTTTTCGCCAAAAGGCTTGGTCTCCTTTTTAAGGGCTATTCCTGTTTGGTTAAAAGAAAAAATGTTTTTAAAAAAACTCATTTACGATGAGCTTAAACTTGTTCAAGACTACGATAAAAAGAAGGTAAAATTATTATTTCCCGAACACCATCTTTCTCATGCTGCTAGCGCATATTATGCCTCTCCTTTTGACGATGCTGCCATACTTACCCTGGATGGTGTTGGAGAATGGGCAACTGCCTCCATCTGTAAAGGCGAGAAAAATAAAATTACCCTACTCAAAGAATTAAAATTTCCACACTCGTTAGGTCTGCTTTATTCTGCATTTACTTATTACCTTGGCTTTAAAGTAAATTCAGGTGAGTATAAGTTAATGGGATTAGCTCCTTACGGAAATCCTGATTCACCGGATATCGAAACTTATAAAAACAGCATACGCACAAAGCTCATTCAAATTTTTCCGGATGGTTCTATTTTTTTAAATCAGGACTATTTTAATTATGCAACGGGATTGCGCATGACGAATGACAAGAAATGGGAGGAACTTTTTGGTTTTCCTGTGCGAACCGCAGAATCAGAATTAGAGCAACATCATTGTAACCTGGGATTAGCCATACAACAAGTAACTGAAGAAATTGTATTGCTAATGGCCAAAGAAGCAAAGCGTCTCACAGGTAGCAACAATATTTGTCTTGCCGGTGGTGTGGCATTAAATTGTGTTGCGAATGGCAAACTGCAAAACGCTGGAATTTTTTCGAACCTATTTATCCAACCCGCTGCAGGTGATGCCGGTGGTGCGTTAGGAGCTGCCTATACCGCTCACTATATTTATTTTGACAATCCTCGGGAAACCACTACCCAAGCCGATGAAATGCAAGGAGCTTACTTAGGTCCTGAATACTCAGATCACGACACACGAAAAATGGCTAAAAAGTATGTTGCCAATTTCGAAGAGTTTAGTACTTTTTCGGTATTGGCTACAAAAACTGCTACATTGCTTGCTGATGGAAATGTGATTGGATGGTTTCAAGGGCGCATGGAATTTGGTCCGCGTGCATTAGGTAATAGAAGCATAATAGGCGATGCCCGAAATCCTGAAATGCAAAAGAAATTAAATCTTAAAATAAAATACCGAGAAGGATTCAGACCTTTTGCCCCTTCTGTTTTAGCGGAAGATGCGAAGAATTATTTTCAACTTAAAGGTACTTCTCCGTATATGTTGCTGGTGCAAGATGTGAATCCGGAAAGAAGAAAAGTAGTACCTGAAAACTATGCTTCCTTATCGCTAAAAGAAAAGCTGTATTACCTGCGCAGCGATTTGCCTTCGGTTACACACATTGATTACTCGGCACGTATACAAACTGTTCACAAAGAAACGAATGCTCGCTATTATGAATTAATTGAAGCATTTAAAAAACTTACCGGCTATAGTGTTATTGTGAATACCAGTTTTAATGTTCGGGGCGAACCTATTGTTTGTACTCCCGAAGATGCTTACAAATGCCTAATGCGCACCGAAATGGACTACTTGGTAATTGGTAATTTGTTGTTCGATAAAAAGCAACAACCTATATGGACTGAAAAAGACAGTTGGAAAGAAGAATTTAAATTAGATTAA
- a CDS encoding SGNH/GDSL hydrolase family protein: MKKIFATINWKYIAFITVFLIICLELFGRVYLSFVLKKSSKPKFQFDSYRIYSHIPNFKEGDGKKDWILINGQGFRRSSEVSKVKPAGTFRVFFMGGSAAHGISSAPPYPLVHIYMNETVDYYLEQKLKALHPGKKIEVINAAVTGYQVFQHTTYLLSELLNYSPDLVVFMDGANDHYFTNPEFDYMGSNRYQFWKPRLQQPSIGGWFTYGWLWLSKYSGFARGVYSWMLNNDAGSYDKLSIRSGKNYSNDAELITAHKKTAQQNFLRAVETNLLLLKANGVQAIVSLQPMLVLRNTAHLSPTEKAFLHKDETINKLYPQVLSYLQALSAKYQVPFVDLNPTFNTSTLSQKQLLIDYCHLSPLGGETVANALLPSVDSIFVKSNINLN, from the coding sequence ATGAAAAAAATTTTTGCCACAATCAATTGGAAATACATCGCATTTATTACCGTATTTTTAATTATTTGCCTCGAACTTTTTGGCAGGGTATATCTTTCTTTTGTTCTGAAAAAATCAAGTAAACCGAAGTTTCAATTTGATTCATACCGCATCTATTCTCACATTCCAAATTTTAAAGAAGGCGATGGTAAAAAGGACTGGATACTAATAAATGGTCAAGGTTTTAGAAGAAGTTCGGAAGTTAGTAAGGTAAAACCGGCCGGTACTTTTAGAGTGTTTTTTATGGGAGGCTCGGCTGCACACGGTATTAGTTCTGCGCCGCCTTATCCCTTGGTTCATATTTACATGAACGAAACTGTGGATTATTATCTCGAACAAAAACTGAAAGCCTTACATCCCGGAAAAAAAATTGAAGTTATTAATGCAGCTGTTACCGGTTATCAGGTGTTTCAACATACCACTTACCTACTTAGCGAACTACTTAATTATTCGCCCGATTTGGTTGTATTTATGGATGGTGCCAACGATCATTATTTTACCAATCCCGAATTCGATTATATGGGAAGTAATCGTTACCAGTTTTGGAAACCGCGTTTGCAGCAACCTAGTATTGGTGGATGGTTTACTTATGGTTGGCTCTGGCTTAGCAAATACAGTGGTTTTGCACGAGGAGTATATTCATGGATGCTTAATAACGATGCTGGCTCCTACGATAAATTAAGCATTCGTTCAGGCAAAAATTACTCGAATGATGCAGAACTTATTACAGCGCATAAAAAGACGGCACAACAAAATTTTTTAAGAGCTGTAGAAACAAATCTGCTACTTTTAAAAGCTAATGGAGTACAGGCTATTGTTAGCTTACAGCCTATGCTCGTTTTACGAAACACTGCACATTTATCGCCTACCGAAAAAGCATTTTTACATAAAGATGAAACCATAAATAAATTGTATCCACAGGTCCTTTCATATTTGCAAGCGCTTAGTGCTAAATACCAGGTTCCATTTGTAGATTTAAACCCCACTTTCAATACATCCACTTTAAGTCAGAAACAATTGCTCATTGATTATTGCCACTTATCTCCTTTAGGAGGAGAAACTGTTGCAAATGCGCTACTTCCAAGTGTAGATAGTATATTTGTAAAATCTAACATTAACCTTAATTAA